Proteins from a single region of Bos javanicus breed banteng chromosome 7, ARS-OSU_banteng_1.0, whole genome shotgun sequence:
- the LOC133250515 gene encoding olfactory receptor 7A17-like has product MEPRNNTKFSKLLLLGLSEEIELQSLISGLFLSMYLITVFGNLLIILAVSSGSHLHTPMYFFLSNLSFVDICFISTTIPKMLWNIQMQSQVITYEGCITQMCFYILFGALDDFLLAVMAYDRYVAICHPLHYTVIMNLWLCGCLVLVSWVISAMYSLLHSLMVLHLSFCSDLEIHHFFCETKQLVQLACYDTFLNNTMLCFGAVIMGGGPLTGILYSYSKIVSSICGISSAHGKYKAFSTCVSHLSIVSLFYFSGLGVYLSSAATHSSHSSATGSVMYTVVTPMLNPFIYSLRNKDIKRALKRLFGMETFIKGPFSLGLKKCP; this is encoded by the coding sequence ATGGAACCAAGGAACAatacaaaattttcaaaacttcttcttctgggactttcAGAGGAAATAGAACTGCAATCCCTCATATCTGGACTTTTCCTCTCCATGTACCTGATCACTGTGTTTGGAAACCTGCTCATTATCCTGGCTGTCAGCTCAggctcccacctccacacccccatgtacttcttcctctccaacctgtcaTTTGTAGACATCTGCTTCAtctccaccaccatcccaaagatgctATGGAACATCCAGATGCAGAGCCAAGTCATAACCTATGAAGGCTGCATCACCCAGATGTGTTTTTACATTCTCTTTGGAGCATTAGATGACTTTCTCCTGGCTGTGATGGCCTATgatcgctatgtggccatctgccaccctTTGCACTACACAGTCATCATGAACCTATGGCTCTGTGGATGTCTGGTTCTGGTGTCCTGGGTAATAAGTGCAATGTACTCATTGTTACACAGCTTAATGGTGTTGCATTTGTCCTTCTGCTCAGACTTGGAAATACACCACTTTTTCTGTGAAACCAAACAGCTTGTCCAACTTGCCTGTTATGACACTTTCCTCAATAACACAATGCTGTGTTTTGGAGCTGTGATTATGGGTGGTGGTCCCCTGACTGGTATTCTTTACTCTTACTCAAAGATAGTGtcctctatctgtggaatctCATCAGCCCATGGAAAGTATAAAGCATTTTCAACCTGTGTGTCTCATCTCTCCATtgtctccttattttatttttctggcttaGGAGTGTACCTTAGCTCTGCTGCTACCCACAGCTCCCACTCAAGTGCAACAGGCTCggtgatgtacactgtggtcacacccatgctgaacccctttaTCTACAGTTtgagaaataaagacataaagaggGCTCTGAAAAGATTATTTGGGATGGAAACTTTTATAAAAGGGCCATTTTCTCTTGGGCTGAAGAAATGTCCATGA